The following are encoded in a window of Carassius auratus strain Wakin chromosome 6, ASM336829v1, whole genome shotgun sequence genomic DNA:
- the LOC113099097 gene encoding tumor protein 63-like isoform X10 → MLYLETNPPTSYSEPQYTSLGLLNSMDQNGGSTSTSPYNNEHAQNNVTAPSPYAQPSSTFEALSPSPAIPSNTDYAGPHTFDVSFQQSSTAKSATWTYSTELKKLYCQIAKTCPIQIKVLTNPPQGAVIRAMPVYKKAEHVTEVVKRCPNHELSREFNDGQIAPPSHLIRVEGNSHAQYVEDSITGRQSVLVPYEPPQVGTEFTTILYNFMCNSSCVGGMNRRPILIIVTLETRDGQVLGRRCFEARICACPGRDRKADEDSIRKQHVGDGTKSSEAFRQASHLSQLNSIKKRRSTDEEVFCLPIKGREIYEILVKIKESLELMQFLPQQTIESYRQQQQNLLQKQSSLPPQPSFGSSSPTLCKNKLPSVSQLINPQQRNTLTPSSMAGGLTDSLLQSQPFPLPSVTPPMMGMNTDMSALSPTNPLQPQLQMVPSHCTPPPPYPMDNSISSFLLRLGCSACLDYFTAQGLTNIYQIENYNLEDLSRLKIPTDFQHIIWKGIMEYRQTMEFSPPPHILRTSSGTSTVSVGSTEARGERVIDAVRFTLRQTISFPPRDDWTDFSFDLAPDSRRNKQQRIKEEGE, encoded by the exons ATGTTGTACCTGGAGACCAATCCTCCCACATCTTACAGTGAG CCACAGTATACAAGCCTGGGGCTTCTCAACAGCATGGATCAAAATGGTGGCTCCACCTCCACCAGCCCCTACAACAACGAGCATGCTCAGAACAACGTAACGGCACCATCACCCTACGCCCAACCCAGTTCCACCTTCGAGGCCCTGTCTCCATCACCTGCTATCCCATCCAACACAGACTATGCTGGCCCACACACCTTTGATGTGTCCTTCCAGCAGTCCAGCACAGCCAAATCAGCCACCTGGACG TACTCCACAGAACTGAAGAAGCTGTACTGTCAAATTGCCAAAACATGTCCCATTCAAATCAAAGTCCTTACCAACCCACCCCAGGGTGCAGTCATACGGGCCATGCCTGTCTATAAGAAAGCTGAGCATGTTACCGAGGTGGTCAAACGATGCCCGAACCATGAACTGAGCAGAGAGTTCAATGACG GCCAAATAGCCCCACCCAGTCACCTGATTAGGGTTGAGGGAAACAGTCATGCTCAGTACGTGGAGGATTCCATTACTGGGCGTCAGAGTGTGCTGGTGCCTTACGAGCCCCCTCAG GTGGGCACAGAGTTCACAACCATCCTGTACAATTTCATGTGTAACTCCAGCTGTGTTGGTGGAATGAACAGACGTCCTATCCTCATAATCGTCACTTTGGAAACCAGAGA TGGTCAGGTTTTGGGTCGACGGTGTTTTGAGGCTCGTATCTGTGCGTGCCCTGGACGTGACCGCAAGGCTGATGAGGACAGCATCCGTAAACAGCACGTCGGCGATGGCACAAAGAGCAGTGAGG CTTTCCGTCAGGCCTCTCACCTCTCTCAGCTAAACTCCATCAAGAAACGAAGATCCACCGATGAGGAAGTGTTTTGTTTGCCT ATTAAAGGCCGTGAAATCTATgagattttggtgaaaatcaaaGAGTCTTTGGAACTTATGCAGTTCCTCCCTCAGCAGACTATTGAGTCATACAGACAGCAGCAGCAGAACCTACTGCAGAAACA GAGCTCTCTGCCACCCCAGCCTTCCTTTGGTTCCAGCTCACCTACCCTCTGTAAGAACAAACTTCCATCAGTCAGTCAGCTCATCAATCCCCAACAACGCAACACACTCACCCCATCCAGCATGGCTGGAGGACTAACTGACA GTTTATTACAGTCTCAACCCTTTCCCCTCCCTTCAGTGACCCCTCCCATGATGGGCATGAACACGGACATGAGTGCTCTGAGCCCCACCAACCCTCTGCAGCCTCAGTTACAAATGGTACCCTCTCACTGCACACCTCCGCCTCCCTACCCCATGGACAACAGCATTTCCAG TTTCCTGTTGAGGCTGGGCTGCTCAGCCTGTTTGGATTATTTCACAGCCCAAGGACTGACCAATATTTACCAAATTGAGAACTACAACTTAGAG GACTTGTCCAGGCTGAAGATTCCCACAGACTTCCAGCACATCATCTGGAAAGGAATCATGGAGTATCGACAGACCATGGAGTTTTCTCCACCTCCCCACATCTTGCGCACCTCTAGTGGGACATCCACCGTCAGTGTGGGCTCTACCGAAGCCAGAGGCGAGCGTGTGATCGATGCAGTGCGTTTCACTCTTCGTCAGACCATTTCATTTCCTCCACGAGACGACTGGACCGATTTCTCTTTTGACCTGGCTCCAGATTCTCGCCGCAACAAGCAACAGCGCATCAAGGAGGAGGGAGAAT
- the LOC113099097 gene encoding tumor protein 63-like isoform X13 yields the protein MDQNGGSTSTSPYNNEHAQNNVTAPSPYAQPSSTFEALSPSPAIPSNTDYAGPHTFDVSFQQSSTAKSATWTYSTELKKLYCQIAKTCPIQIKVLTNPPQGAVIRAMPVYKKAEHVTEVVKRCPNHELSREFNDGQIAPPSHLIRVEGNSHAQYVEDSITGRQSVLVPYEPPQVGTEFTTILYNFMCNSSCVGGMNRRPILIIVTLETRDGQVLGRRCFEARICACPGRDRKADEDSIRKQHVGDGTKSSEGMKRPFRQASHLSQLNSIKKRRSTDEEVFCLPIKGREIYEILVKIKESLELMQFLPQQTIESYRQQQQNLLQKQSSLPPQPSFGSSSPTLCKNKLPSVSQLINPQQRNTLTPSSMAGGLTDNCTNYNEQVLCCLLQSQPFPLPSVTPPMMGMNTDMSALSPTNPLQPQLQMVPSHCTPPPPYPMDNSISSFLLRLGCSACLDYFTAQGLTNIYQIENYNLEDLSRLKIPTDFQHIIWKGIMEYRQTMEFSPPPHILRTSSGTSTVSVGSTEARGERVIDAVRFTLRQTISFPPRDDWTDFSFDLAPDSRRNKQQRIKEEGE from the exons ATGGATCAAAATGGTGGCTCCACCTCCACCAGCCCCTACAACAACGAGCATGCTCAGAACAACGTAACGGCACCATCACCCTACGCCCAACCCAGTTCCACCTTCGAGGCCCTGTCTCCATCACCTGCTATCCCATCCAACACAGACTATGCTGGCCCACACACCTTTGATGTGTCCTTCCAGCAGTCCAGCACAGCCAAATCAGCCACCTGGACG TACTCCACAGAACTGAAGAAGCTGTACTGTCAAATTGCCAAAACATGTCCCATTCAAATCAAAGTCCTTACCAACCCACCCCAGGGTGCAGTCATACGGGCCATGCCTGTCTATAAGAAAGCTGAGCATGTTACCGAGGTGGTCAAACGATGCCCGAACCATGAACTGAGCAGAGAGTTCAATGACG GCCAAATAGCCCCACCCAGTCACCTGATTAGGGTTGAGGGAAACAGTCATGCTCAGTACGTGGAGGATTCCATTACTGGGCGTCAGAGTGTGCTGGTGCCTTACGAGCCCCCTCAG GTGGGCACAGAGTTCACAACCATCCTGTACAATTTCATGTGTAACTCCAGCTGTGTTGGTGGAATGAACAGACGTCCTATCCTCATAATCGTCACTTTGGAAACCAGAGA TGGTCAGGTTTTGGGTCGACGGTGTTTTGAGGCTCGTATCTGTGCGTGCCCTGGACGTGACCGCAAGGCTGATGAGGACAGCATCCGTAAACAGCACGTCGGCGATGGCACAAAGAGCAGTGAGGGTATGAAACGCC CTTTCCGTCAGGCCTCTCACCTCTCTCAGCTAAACTCCATCAAGAAACGAAGATCCACCGATGAGGAAGTGTTTTGTTTGCCT ATTAAAGGCCGTGAAATCTATgagattttggtgaaaatcaaaGAGTCTTTGGAACTTATGCAGTTCCTCCCTCAGCAGACTATTGAGTCATACAGACAGCAGCAGCAGAACCTACTGCAGAAACA GAGCTCTCTGCCACCCCAGCCTTCCTTTGGTTCCAGCTCACCTACCCTCTGTAAGAACAAACTTCCATCAGTCAGTCAGCTCATCAATCCCCAACAACGCAACACACTCACCCCATCCAGCATGGCTGGAGGACTAACTGACA ATTGTACAAATTACAATGAACAAGTATTATGCT GTTTATTACAGTCTCAACCCTTTCCCCTCCCTTCAGTGACCCCTCCCATGATGGGCATGAACACGGACATGAGTGCTCTGAGCCCCACCAACCCTCTGCAGCCTCAGTTACAAATGGTACCCTCTCACTGCACACCTCCGCCTCCCTACCCCATGGACAACAGCATTTCCAG TTTCCTGTTGAGGCTGGGCTGCTCAGCCTGTTTGGATTATTTCACAGCCCAAGGACTGACCAATATTTACCAAATTGAGAACTACAACTTAGAG GACTTGTCCAGGCTGAAGATTCCCACAGACTTCCAGCACATCATCTGGAAAGGAATCATGGAGTATCGACAGACCATGGAGTTTTCTCCACCTCCCCACATCTTGCGCACCTCTAGTGGGACATCCACCGTCAGTGTGGGCTCTACCGAAGCCAGAGGCGAGCGTGTGATCGATGCAGTGCGTTTCACTCTTCGTCAGACCATTTCATTTCCTCCACGAGACGACTGGACCGATTTCTCTTTTGACCTGGCTCCAGATTCTCGCCGCAACAAGCAACAGCGCATCAAGGAGGAGGGAGAAT